The following are encoded in a window of Labrus bergylta chromosome 16, fLabBer1.1, whole genome shotgun sequence genomic DNA:
- the gps1 gene encoding COP9 signalosome complex subunit 1 isoform X1 — protein MPLPVQVFNFQGSVEPMQIDADPQEDQQNAPDTNYIVENPTLDLEQYATSYSGLMRIERLQFIAEHCPQLRVESLKMALTFVQRTFNVDTYEEIHRKLTEATREAQGVPDTVPEGAVVPPPLDSAWAESTRKKALLKLEKLDTDLKNYKGNSIKESIRRGHDDLGDHYLDCGDLSNALKCYSRARDYCTSAKHVINMCLNVIKVSVYLQNWSHVLSYVNKAESTPEIAEQRGERDSQNQAVLTKLKCAAGLAELASRKYKPAAKCFLQASFDHCDCPELLSPSNVAVYGGLCALATFDRQELQRNVISSSSFKLFLELEPQIRDIIFKFYESKYASCLKLLDEMKDNLLLDMYLAPHVKTLYSQIRNRALIQYFSPYVSADMTKMAQAFNTTVAALEDELTQLILEGLINARIDSHSKILYARDVDQRSTTFEKSLQMGKEFQRRAKAMILRAAVLRNQIHVKSPIQAVFTSVSSSSSPQSPPREGSQGELTPANSQTRMSTNM, from the exons ATGCCtttacctgtgcaggtgtttaACTTCCAG GGGTCTGTAGAACCGATGCAGATCGATGCAGACCCTCAGGAGGATCAACAGAACGCTCCAGATACAAACTACATCGTGGAGAACCCGACGCTG gacctGGAGCAGTATGCGACCAGTTACAGTGGGTTGATGCGTATTGAGCGGCTGCAGTTCATCGCTGAACACTGTCCTCAGCTCAGAGTCGAGTCTTTGAAGATGGCGCTCACCTTCGTCCAGCGAACGTTTAACGTCGACACGTACGAAGAAATCCACCGCAAACTGACCGAGGCCACACg AGAAGCTCAGGGTGTTCCTGACACGGTGCCTGAAGGGGCCGTCGTCCCTCCTCCCCTGGACTCAGCCTGGGCCGAGTCCACTCGGAAGAAGGCTTTGCTGAAACTGGAGAAACTGGACACAGACCTGAAGAACTACAAGGGCAACTCCATTAAAGAGAGCATCAG GAGGGGCCATGACGACCTGGGCGATCACTACCTGGACTGTGGCGACCTCAGTAACGCCCTCAAGTGTTACTCCAGAGCTCGAGATTACTGCACAAGCGCCAAACACGTCATCAACATGTGTCTGAACGTCATCAAG GTCAGTGTGTACCTGCAGAACTGGTCCCATGTGCTGAGCTACGTCAACAAAGCAGAGTCCACACCTGAGATCGCAGAG CAAAGAGGCGAGCGAGACAGCCAGAACCAGGCGGTGCTCACCAAGTTAAAGTGTGCAGCAG gctTGGCGGAGTTGGCCTCTCGTAAATATAAACCAGCTGCTAAATGTTTCCTGCAGGCGTCTTTTGATCACTGTGACTGTCCGGAG CTCCTCTCTCCTAGTAATGTTGCTGTGTACGGAGGTCTCTGTGCTCTTGCCACGTTTGACAGACAGGAACTGCAGCGTAATGTCATCTCCAGCAG CTCCTTTAAGTTGTTCCTGGAGCTTGAGCCTCAAATCAGAGACATCATCTTTAAATTCTACGAGTCAAAGTACGCGTCCTGTCTGAAGCTGCTCGACGAGATGAAG gataacctgctgctggacATGTACCTCGCTCCTCATGTCAAGACTCTGTACAGCCAGATCAGGAACAGAGCGCTCAtccag tactTTAGCCCTTACGTGTCAGCCGACATGACAAAGATGGCTCAGGCCTTTAACACAACGGTGGCCGCTCTGGAGGACGAACTGACTCAGCTGATCCTGGAGGGACTGATCAACGCCCGCATAGACTCACACAGCaag aTCCTATACGCTCGTGATGTGGATCAGAGGAGCACCACGTTTGAGAAGTCTCTTCAGATGGGAAAAGAGTTTCAGAGACGAGCTAAAGCCATGATCCTCCGAGCGGCCGTGCTCAGGAACCAGATTCACGTCAAG AGTCCAATCCAAGCTGTTTTCacttctgtctcctcctcttcctctccccagTCCCCCCCCAGAGAGGGGAGTCAGGGGGAGCTGACTCCAGCCAACAGTCAGACCAGGATGAGCACCAACATGTGA
- the gps1 gene encoding COP9 signalosome complex subunit 1 isoform X2 — MPLPVQVFNFQGSVEPMQIDADPQEDQQNAPDTNYIVENPTLDLEQYATSYSGLMRIERLQFIAEHCPQLRVESLKMALTFVQRTFNVDTYEEIHRKLTEATREAQGVPDTVPEGAVVPPPLDSAWAESTRKKALLKLEKLDTDLKNYKGNSIKESIRRGHDDLGDHYLDCGDLSNALKCYSRARDYCTSAKHVINMCLNVIKVSVYLQNWSHVLSYVNKAESTPEIAEQRGERDSQNQAVLTKLKCAAGLAELASRKYKPAAKCFLQASFDHCDCPELLSPSNVAVYGGLCALATFDRQELQRNVISSSSFKLFLELEPQIRDIIFKFYESKYASCLKLLDEMKDNLLLDMYLAPHVKTLYSQIRNRALIQYFSPYVSADMTKMAQAFNTTVAALEDELTQLILEGLINARIDSHSKILYARDVDQRSTTFEKSLQMGKEFQRRAKAMILRAAVLRNQIHVKSPPREGSQGELTPANSQTRMSTNM; from the exons ATGCCtttacctgtgcaggtgtttaACTTCCAG GGGTCTGTAGAACCGATGCAGATCGATGCAGACCCTCAGGAGGATCAACAGAACGCTCCAGATACAAACTACATCGTGGAGAACCCGACGCTG gacctGGAGCAGTATGCGACCAGTTACAGTGGGTTGATGCGTATTGAGCGGCTGCAGTTCATCGCTGAACACTGTCCTCAGCTCAGAGTCGAGTCTTTGAAGATGGCGCTCACCTTCGTCCAGCGAACGTTTAACGTCGACACGTACGAAGAAATCCACCGCAAACTGACCGAGGCCACACg AGAAGCTCAGGGTGTTCCTGACACGGTGCCTGAAGGGGCCGTCGTCCCTCCTCCCCTGGACTCAGCCTGGGCCGAGTCCACTCGGAAGAAGGCTTTGCTGAAACTGGAGAAACTGGACACAGACCTGAAGAACTACAAGGGCAACTCCATTAAAGAGAGCATCAG GAGGGGCCATGACGACCTGGGCGATCACTACCTGGACTGTGGCGACCTCAGTAACGCCCTCAAGTGTTACTCCAGAGCTCGAGATTACTGCACAAGCGCCAAACACGTCATCAACATGTGTCTGAACGTCATCAAG GTCAGTGTGTACCTGCAGAACTGGTCCCATGTGCTGAGCTACGTCAACAAAGCAGAGTCCACACCTGAGATCGCAGAG CAAAGAGGCGAGCGAGACAGCCAGAACCAGGCGGTGCTCACCAAGTTAAAGTGTGCAGCAG gctTGGCGGAGTTGGCCTCTCGTAAATATAAACCAGCTGCTAAATGTTTCCTGCAGGCGTCTTTTGATCACTGTGACTGTCCGGAG CTCCTCTCTCCTAGTAATGTTGCTGTGTACGGAGGTCTCTGTGCTCTTGCCACGTTTGACAGACAGGAACTGCAGCGTAATGTCATCTCCAGCAG CTCCTTTAAGTTGTTCCTGGAGCTTGAGCCTCAAATCAGAGACATCATCTTTAAATTCTACGAGTCAAAGTACGCGTCCTGTCTGAAGCTGCTCGACGAGATGAAG gataacctgctgctggacATGTACCTCGCTCCTCATGTCAAGACTCTGTACAGCCAGATCAGGAACAGAGCGCTCAtccag tactTTAGCCCTTACGTGTCAGCCGACATGACAAAGATGGCTCAGGCCTTTAACACAACGGTGGCCGCTCTGGAGGACGAACTGACTCAGCTGATCCTGGAGGGACTGATCAACGCCCGCATAGACTCACACAGCaag aTCCTATACGCTCGTGATGTGGATCAGAGGAGCACCACGTTTGAGAAGTCTCTTCAGATGGGAAAAGAGTTTCAGAGACGAGCTAAAGCCATGATCCTCCGAGCGGCCGTGCTCAGGAACCAGATTCACGTCAAG TCCCCCCCCAGAGAGGGGAGTCAGGGGGAGCTGACTCCAGCCAACAGTCAGACCAGGATGAGCACCAACATGTGA